The window TCGACGTTCGCCTCACGCGTGAGCACGAGATCGAGAATGGCGCGCTGACGGTCTGCTGCTTTCATGAAGCTCCGCGAGAGGGAAATGAAGATGGGCGTGATGTTACCCCAGCCCCCAGCTCCCTCACGCGTTAGCCCCGGCGCGTCGCGAGCTCCGCGCCCTGCCGCAGCGCTTCGAGCATGCTGCCCTCGTCGACCACGCCCTTACCCGCGATATCGAACGCGGTACCGTGGTCGACCGACGTGCGGATCACCTCGAGCCCGACCGTCACGTTGACACCCGCCTCGAGCCCGAGCACCTTGATCGGCCCGTGGCCCTGGTCGTGATACATCGCGACCACGAGATCGAAGTCGCCGCGTCCGGCCCGGTAAAACAGCGTGTCGGCCGGCAGCGGCCCGGTGACGTCGAGCCCGCGCGCTTGCAGCACCTTCACGGCCGGAATGATCTTCTCTTCTTCTTCGCCATAGCCAAAGAGGCCATTCTCGCCCGCGTGTGGATTGATGCCGCACACCCCGATGCGCGGCTTCTCGATACCGGCCTTCACGAGCGTCGCATGGCCGCGCTCGATCGTGCGTTGCACGAGGCCCGGCTCGATCTTGCGGATCGCATCGATGATGCCGATATGCGTCGTCACGTGGATCACGCGCAGCTGCGGCGCGACGAGCATCATCGACACTTCGTCGACGCCCGTCAGGTGCGCGAGCATTTCAGTGTGCCCCGGATACTTGTGACCGCCCGCATGCAGCGCTTCCTTGTTGAGCGGCGCCGTGCAGATCGCATCGATCTTGCCCGCCTGCGCGAGCTCGACCGCGCGCGCGATGTAGCGATACGCCGCGTCGCCCGCCAGCGCCGAGAGCTCGCCGAAAGGCAACTCGTCGGGAATCAGGCCGAGGTCGATACAGTCGATCTTGCCTTGCTCGTAGCGCGCTTCGCTGGCGTCTTCGATGCGGCGCACGCTCAATGCGCCGCCGACGATCTCGTTGGCGCGCTCGAGGCGCTTCGCATCGCCGATCACGAGCGGCCGGCATTGCTCGTACACCGACGCATGCGCGAGGCTCTTGACGACGACTTCCGCGCCGACGCCCGCCGCATCGCCCATCGTGATGCCGATAACGGGAAGGTAGTGGTTCATGGTTGTGCTCTTTTTAGCGTGGAATTCGTGAGGTGGGAATGCGCTTGTCTATCGAAGCGGGTTCAACGCGTGGCGGCGGCCCTATCGTCGGTGCTGCGCAGGCGCAGCCACGCCGCGTACAGCGCGCGGTCGGTGCCGAACGCGCCCGCCTTCGTGACGATGCCGGGACGGTGCGAACGCGCCTCACCAAGCGGCCGCGCGATGGCGACACCCGCCTCGACTTCGTCCACCAGTTGCAGCGCGCCGATCCCCGCAACGCTCAACAGCGCGCGCGCCGTCTCGCCGCCCGTCGCAATCAGTCCGCCCGTCTTCGTGACGTGCGGTTCGACGAGTTCGGCGAGGGCCTGTGAGAGCCGCGCGCCTTCTGCCGGATCGAACGCGTCGTCGCGGCCGATGCGCAGCAACAGGTCTTCGCCATGCGATAACAGCGCGCCAATTTGCGCCTGCCATGTGAGCCAGTCGCCGTGCCGCGGCCCTTCGCGCAACATCGCGGGCGGCACGACCCGCTCGTTGACCCCGCCGTGTTCGCGCAGCATGGCGCACTGCTTGTCGCCGACCGCCGACAGCGTGCCGACCAGGGTCAGGATCGGCGCGCCTGGATGGTGTTCGCCGGATGTTTCAGCCGCGCTATCGCGGCGGCTCAGCGAGGCGATCTCGCGCGCGAGGCCGCCCGAACCGACCCAAAACCACGCGCCGTCGCTATCTATCGTCGCCTGTGCCAAGACGTGCAGCGCTTCTTCGGTCTGCGTATCGACGACGACCGCCTGCGCTCCGCTCGCCGTAATCGACGCGATGCGCGCCGCCAGCGTTTCGGGGTCGCCGCGCAGCGCCTCGGCGTCGAGACTTGCGGCCGCGAGCCCCGCATCGGCCAGCATCGCGGCGACGTCGGCGCGGCGGCCGTCGTTTTCGAGCCGCCATGTGTCGGTATCTTCGAGCGGCACGCCGTTCACGAACACGCGGCCGCCCACGAGCGTGCGGCCAGTCGCGGGAAACGCAGGCGCGACGATCGCGAGCCCGGCGAGCGGCTGCAACGCCGCGACCTCAATCGCCCAATTGCCGCGCAAGGTCGAGTCGATTTTTTTGTAGAGCTTGCGCCCCGTGGCATGCAACGCCACGTACGCGGCGACGGTGTGCCGTGCGGCGTCGGCCGAAGCATGGCGTCGCGTGTCGGTATCCACGGCGACGACGTCCGCGGTTGCGCAGTCGGCAGCATTCGCCGCATCGAGCGTCACGACCGCGCGATGACCCGCGGCCGCGAATCCGACTGCGCAATCGGCGGCGCCGGAAAGATCATCGGCGACGATCAAGAGTTTCATCGAGCGAGCTCCGCGCTTGGCTTCGTCTGTGCAACGCGCCGCTGAAAACGTTTCGCCACGGCGGCGGTCAGCATCGGCGACAGGATCGCTGTCACGACGACGCACGCTGCGACGAGCAGCGTCGCGCTCTTGGCCGCCTCTTCATAGATGGGATTGGCCGCGGCGACGAGCGCCGGAACGGCGGCGGCGTTGCCCGCCGTATTGGCGGCTGCCACGCCCGCGACACCGGTGCCGCCCGTCAAGCGGTCGGCGAGGTAAAGCGGAATACCCGTCACGACCACGACGGCGACGCCCAGCACGATCCCGAGCAGCCCGGCTTGCCACACTTTGTGCAGATCCAATCCCGCGCCAAGCGCGAGTGCGAAGAACGGGATCATCACCGGCACAGCCTTCGCCAGAAAGTCGCGCATTTCACGATCGAGATTGCCGAGCAGCATGCCGACCGCAAGCGGCAGAATGCTGCCCACCAGCGTTTGCCACGGGAACGCAGCCAACCCGGCCACGCCGAGCGTAACCATCGTCAGGAACGGTCCCGATTCGAGCGACATCAACGTGTACGCGCCGACGTCTTCGGAGCGGCCATATTGCCCCATCAGCGCCATATACAAGCCACCGTTCGTGTCGTTCATCGCAGCCACGACGGCGAGCGTCGAGATCCCCGCGAACAGACCCGCCGACACCGGCTGCTCGCCGATCAAATGCCCGAGAATCACCCCGACGACGATCGCCGAACCGACTTTCGTGACGAGCAGCGCGCCACCCTTCTTCACGAGATAAGGGGTGGCTTTCACGTCGATGCTCGCGCCCATGCAGACGTAGAAGACGGCGAGGATCGGCAGCGCCCCGGTGAACAGCGCATTGGTGAACGACCCGAAAAACTTCGGCATGCCGGGCATGAAGGTAGCGACAAGCGCCCCGATGAGCAGCGGCACGATCATCATGCCGCCGGGCACGCGTTCAATAGAACGCTTGATGGGGAATTGGGCCATGCGAGTCTCCGTCTTGTAATGGGGGCTGAATCGAACATTCAGCGCCGTGATTGAAACGAGCAAATCTACGCTCACTTCAATCAAAGCGGAGTGTACACAAGCGATGAGTTATGCGCAATTCGATCATCGATTTGCGCGAATCGATCAAACGCCGCTCACGACGTTGTATTCGAGCCGGCGTGGCGCGAAGGTCCGCCCGGCGCAGGCGCTGCGTTACGAGTGAACGGCAATGATCGCACTACAGCACAGCACCGACGGCTCCGCCGTCCACCTAGGTTAGAATAGCGCCCCTCTCAAAACCCGCATTCACCGCCTCCCACGCGGCGGATGCCCCAGCTAAAGCAATGGCGAAACTTCTGACCGACTCCGAATTCCAGCGTTTTTCCGAACTCCAGCA is drawn from Trinickia violacea and contains these coding sequences:
- the pdxA gene encoding 4-hydroxythreonine-4-phosphate dehydrogenase PdxA, whose protein sequence is MNHYLPVIGITMGDAAGVGAEVVVKSLAHASVYEQCRPLVIGDAKRLERANEIVGGALSVRRIEDASEARYEQGKIDCIDLGLIPDELPFGELSALAGDAAYRYIARAVELAQAGKIDAICTAPLNKEALHAGGHKYPGHTEMLAHLTGVDEVSMMLVAPQLRVIHVTTHIGIIDAIRKIEPGLVQRTIERGHATLVKAGIEKPRIGVCGINPHAGENGLFGYGEEEEKIIPAVKVLQARGLDVTGPLPADTLFYRAGRGDFDLVVAMYHDQGHGPIKVLGLEAGVNVTVGLEVIRTSVDHGTAFDIAGKGVVDEGSMLEALRQGAELATRRG
- a CDS encoding four-carbon acid sugar kinase family protein, with the translated sequence MKLLIVADDLSGAADCAVGFAAAGHRAVVTLDAANAADCATADVVAVDTDTRRHASADAARHTVAAYVALHATGRKLYKKIDSTLRGNWAIEVAALQPLAGLAIVAPAFPATGRTLVGGRVFVNGVPLEDTDTWRLENDGRRADVAAMLADAGLAAASLDAEALRGDPETLAARIASITASGAQAVVVDTQTEEALHVLAQATIDSDGAWFWVGSGGLAREIASLSRRDSAAETSGEHHPGAPILTLVGTLSAVGDKQCAMLREHGGVNERVVPPAMLREGPRHGDWLTWQAQIGALLSHGEDLLLRIGRDDAFDPAEGARLSQALAELVEPHVTKTGGLIATGGETARALLSVAGIGALQLVDEVEAGVAIARPLGEARSHRPGIVTKAGAFGTDRALYAAWLRLRSTDDRAAATR
- a CDS encoding 2-keto-3-deoxygluconate permease; translation: MAQFPIKRSIERVPGGMMIVPLLIGALVATFMPGMPKFFGSFTNALFTGALPILAVFYVCMGASIDVKATPYLVKKGGALLVTKVGSAIVVGVILGHLIGEQPVSAGLFAGISTLAVVAAMNDTNGGLYMALMGQYGRSEDVGAYTLMSLESGPFLTMVTLGVAGLAAFPWQTLVGSILPLAVGMLLGNLDREMRDFLAKAVPVMIPFFALALGAGLDLHKVWQAGLLGIVLGVAVVVVTGIPLYLADRLTGGTGVAGVAAANTAGNAAAVPALVAAANPIYEEAAKSATLLVAACVVVTAILSPMLTAAVAKRFQRRVAQTKPSAELAR